Proteins from a genomic interval of Microbacterium abyssi:
- a CDS encoding ROK family protein: MELCIDFGGTEIKLAIIDGVGILASDRVPVTGGTADLDAAVTASRALIESVEGHPIAVGIAVPGVVDPTSGRMLHANDKYDFLQGFDLHDWASDRLGLPAAIENDARAALIGETSTGSAGGERDAVLVTLGTGIGTAAMIDGVALRGVTGHAGILGGHVTTGIHGPVCPCGNVGCAEALASAWALKNGTVKDLFASDEHAETREHFLQVWSATVVTLCHMYDSTVVILSGGILRAGDAVRTPIETYVREHLWPSMTAPRFIVPPEPEYSVARGLSTLARHAHARTEKDQETH; this comes from the coding sequence ATGGAGCTGTGCATCGACTTCGGTGGCACCGAGATCAAGCTCGCGATCATCGATGGCGTCGGCATTCTGGCATCCGACCGCGTTCCGGTCACGGGCGGCACCGCCGATCTCGACGCGGCTGTCACGGCATCCCGCGCACTGATCGAGAGCGTCGAAGGCCACCCGATCGCCGTCGGCATCGCCGTTCCCGGCGTCGTCGACCCGACATCCGGACGCATGCTGCACGCCAACGACAAATACGACTTCCTCCAGGGCTTCGATCTGCACGACTGGGCGAGCGACCGGCTCGGCCTCCCCGCGGCCATCGAGAACGACGCACGCGCGGCGCTGATCGGCGAGACGTCCACCGGATCCGCCGGCGGCGAGCGCGACGCGGTGCTCGTCACCCTCGGCACGGGAATCGGCACCGCCGCCATGATCGACGGCGTCGCGCTGCGCGGAGTCACCGGGCATGCCGGGATCCTCGGCGGGCACGTGACGACCGGTATCCATGGGCCCGTGTGCCCCTGTGGGAACGTCGGGTGCGCGGAGGCGCTGGCGAGTGCGTGGGCGCTGAAAAACGGCACCGTCAAGGACCTGTTCGCGTCGGACGAGCACGCCGAGACTCGCGAGCACTTCCTGCAGGTGTGGAGCGCGACCGTCGTCACCCTCTGCCACATGTACGACTCGACGGTCGTCATCCTCTCCGGCGGCATCCTGCGCGCCGGCGACGCCGTCCGCACGCCGATCGAGACCTACGTCCGCGAACACCTCTGGCCGTCGATGACCGCGCCCCGCTTCATCGTGCCGCCAGAGCCCGAATACTCCGTCGCGCGCGGGCTGAGCACGCTCGCCCGCCACGCGCACGCCCGCACCGAGAAAGACCAGGAGACACATTGA
- a CDS encoding LacI family DNA-binding transcriptional regulator — protein sequence MAAHRPTIKEVAQHAGVSPMTVSRTLSGGVNVKPDVQERVLAAVAELGYHRNENARSIRPGHSSGLIGIAITNIANPYYSTFALGVEEEAALTGRRILLGNTSEDADREAELVSDFLGRRVEGLIVVPASTAPDHLAQSQKQGVPVVLASRRIEGLDADNVVLADEEGAHQGATALIDAGHSRIGYLGNTLAIFTGQRRHDGFIRALKDRGIPLDPTLIAVGQQTVDEAREATRAMLRMANPPTAVFCANNRNAIGALKEINQQITSGLKPAAEFPEVMSFDDFELAELSPVPISVIDHDPRELGRTAARLLLDRLDAGDDTGAVREVELPVQLRMHLR from the coding sequence ATGGCCGCACACCGCCCGACCATCAAAGAGGTCGCGCAGCACGCCGGCGTGAGCCCGATGACCGTCTCTCGCACGCTCTCCGGCGGCGTGAACGTCAAACCTGATGTGCAGGAGCGCGTGCTCGCCGCAGTCGCCGAGCTCGGGTATCACCGCAACGAGAATGCGCGCAGCATCCGGCCTGGCCATTCGAGCGGACTCATCGGCATCGCGATCACCAACATCGCGAACCCGTACTACAGCACCTTCGCGCTGGGCGTCGAAGAAGAAGCGGCACTCACCGGCCGACGCATCCTGCTCGGCAACACATCGGAGGATGCGGATCGCGAGGCTGAGCTGGTCAGCGACTTCCTCGGCCGCCGCGTCGAGGGGCTCATCGTCGTCCCGGCCAGCACCGCGCCAGACCATCTCGCCCAAAGTCAGAAGCAGGGCGTTCCGGTCGTCCTCGCCTCACGTCGCATCGAGGGACTGGATGCCGACAACGTCGTGCTCGCCGACGAAGAAGGGGCCCATCAGGGCGCCACCGCACTCATCGATGCAGGCCATAGCCGCATCGGCTACCTCGGCAACACCCTGGCCATCTTCACCGGCCAGCGTCGCCACGATGGCTTCATCCGAGCCCTGAAGGACCGCGGCATCCCCCTCGACCCGACGCTGATCGCCGTCGGACAGCAGACGGTGGACGAGGCGCGAGAAGCCACCCGCGCCATGCTACGCATGGCGAATCCGCCTACCGCCGTGTTCTGCGCCAACAACCGCAACGCCATCGGCGCGCTCAAGGAGATCAACCAGCAGATCACATCGGGACTCAAGCCGGCGGCAGAGTTCCCCGAGGTGATGAGCTTCGATGACTTCGAGCTCGCAGAGCTCTCGCCCGTGCCGATCAGCGTCATCGACCACGACCCGAGAGAGCTCGGCAGGACCGCTGCGCGGCTGCTTCTCGATCGACTGGATGCCGGTGACGACACCGGCGCCGTGCGCGAAGTGGAGCTTCCGGTGCAGTTGCGGATGCACCTGCGGTAG
- a CDS encoding nucleoside deaminase, with protein MNTDAQTPDRDDDSAGSALDRDFLQQSVKLALENVADGGGPFGAVVVRDGEVIGTGQNRVTRDHDPSAHAEIVALRAAGQQIGDFSMEGATLYSSCEPCPMCMAAALWARVDRVVYAADRHDAADGGFDDLAFYRMFEAERSEWAVPVEAMPLAEATAPFERWLSTADRTEY; from the coding sequence ATGAATACGGACGCTCAGACTCCTGACCGCGACGACGATTCTGCAGGGAGCGCTCTGGACAGGGACTTCCTGCAGCAGTCGGTGAAACTTGCTCTCGAGAATGTCGCCGACGGCGGCGGCCCGTTCGGCGCGGTGGTCGTGCGCGACGGCGAGGTCATCGGCACCGGTCAGAACAGGGTGACGCGCGACCACGACCCCAGCGCGCACGCCGAAATCGTGGCGCTTCGCGCGGCCGGGCAGCAGATTGGTGACTTCTCGATGGAGGGCGCCACACTGTACTCGTCATGTGAGCCGTGCCCGATGTGCATGGCCGCCGCCCTTTGGGCACGCGTCGATCGCGTCGTCTACGCCGCCGATCGTCATGATGCCGCTGACGGCGGTTTCGATGACCTTGCTTTCTATCGGATGTTCGAAGCCGAGCGCTCCGAATGGGCGGTGCCGGTGGAGGCGATGCCCCTCGCCGAAGCGACGGCGCCGTTCGAGCGGTGGTTGAGCACGGCGGACCGCACCGAATACTGA
- a CDS encoding pyridoxamine 5'-phosphate oxidase family protein produces the protein MTDSTDDRTKVAELVKKFRFAMFVTHRPDGSLVAHPLTVQEAEFDGDLWFLVSKTSSPIRDLAADSHANVSLSSNDAWVSLSGTARLVEDRAKIEELWNPVVEAWFPDGPSDPAVGVLKFTADSAEYWDTPGGKIATAFSFVKSKITGDRYDGGESGKVDL, from the coding sequence ATGACTGACTCCACCGACGATCGCACGAAGGTCGCAGAACTCGTGAAGAAATTCCGATTCGCAATGTTCGTCACCCACCGCCCCGACGGCTCGCTCGTCGCGCACCCGCTCACCGTGCAGGAGGCGGAATTCGACGGCGACCTGTGGTTCCTCGTCTCGAAGACCTCCTCGCCGATCAGAGATCTCGCTGCCGACTCTCACGCCAACGTCTCGCTGAGTTCGAACGACGCATGGGTGTCGCTCTCCGGCACGGCACGACTCGTCGAAGACCGCGCGAAGATCGAGGAGCTGTGGAATCCGGTGGTCGAGGCATGGTTCCCCGATGGCCCGAGCGACCCCGCTGTCGGCGTGCTCAAGTTCACCGCGGATTCGGCCGAGTACTGGGACACCCCGGGCGGCAAGATCGCGACGGCGTTCAGTTTCGTGAAGTCGAAGATCACCGGCGATCGCTACGACGGCGGCGAAAGCGGCAAGGTCGATCTCTGA
- a CDS encoding DUF2188 domain-containing protein has protein sequence MGGPDMAAGDIETFHQNGTWFNRIEGESRTLGAGYENREDAVAAGREAAVARQVEHSVKSEEGPSDDYSPYGTNPRDRIG, from the coding sequence ATGGGAGGCCCGGACATGGCCGCAGGAGACATCGAGACGTTCCATCAGAACGGCACCTGGTTCAACCGGATCGAGGGCGAGTCGCGCACGCTCGGTGCGGGCTACGAGAACCGTGAGGATGCTGTCGCAGCGGGCCGTGAGGCAGCCGTCGCCCGCCAGGTCGAGCACTCCGTGAAGAGCGAGGAAGGCCCGTCGGACGATTACAGCCCCTACGGAACCAATCCGCGCGACCGGATCGGCTGA
- a CDS encoding 3-keto-5-aminohexanoate cleavage protein → MLIQACVNGVRDVTEHHRLSADEHVVATEAARAVAVGAGAIHVHAKDAEGRDSLDGVDVARWLTAVRSACPGIPIGVTTGAWAAPDLEERLAAIAAWTELPDFASVNWHEDGADDVAALLLSRGVDVEAGLWDAEGAEAWSRSPVRGECQRVMVELPDIPVAMVRSEAQDLAARVRRVEQAVPILLHGEDLSTWAAFDLAVEHGWDTRIGLEDCLTLPDGRHASGNAALVRAAVERIPVR, encoded by the coding sequence ATGTTGATCCAGGCGTGCGTCAACGGAGTTCGAGACGTCACAGAGCATCATCGGCTCAGCGCCGACGAGCACGTCGTTGCGACCGAGGCGGCTCGCGCAGTCGCGGTCGGTGCAGGGGCGATCCACGTGCACGCGAAGGATGCCGAGGGGCGCGACAGTCTCGACGGTGTCGATGTCGCGCGGTGGCTCACCGCGGTGCGGAGTGCGTGCCCCGGCATCCCGATCGGCGTGACGACCGGAGCGTGGGCGGCGCCGGACCTCGAGGAGCGGCTCGCCGCGATCGCCGCATGGACGGAGCTGCCGGACTTCGCGTCGGTGAACTGGCACGAGGACGGTGCTGACGACGTGGCTGCCCTGCTGCTGAGCCGGGGCGTCGATGTCGAGGCCGGACTCTGGGATGCCGAGGGAGCAGAGGCGTGGTCGCGCTCTCCCGTGCGGGGTGAGTGCCAGCGGGTGATGGTCGAGCTGCCGGACATCCCCGTCGCGATGGTGCGCAGCGAGGCGCAGGATCTGGCCGCTCGGGTCAGACGAGTGGAGCAGGCCGTGCCCATCCTGCTTCACGGCGAGGACCTTTCGACCTGGGCCGCGTTCGATCTCGCCGTGGAGCACGGATGGGACACCCGCATCGGGTTGGAGGACTGCCTCACATTGCCCGACGGAAGGCACGCGTCTGGCAACGCCGCGCTGGTTCGGGCGGCGGTGGAGAGAATCCCCGTGCGGTGA